Sequence from the Sphingomonas koreensis genome:
TCCAGGAGGCACCCATGAAGACCAGCGGCAACACCATCCTCATCACCGGCGGCGGCTCGGGCATCGGCGAAGCGCTGGCGCAGCGGTTCCACGACGCGGGCAACGCGGTGATCGTCGCGGGGCGCCGCCGCGAAGCGCTCGAGGCGGCGATCGCCGGCCGGCCCGGCATGCACGCGATGACGCTCGACATCGAACGCCCCGAGGCGATCGAGGAATTTGCGCGCGACCTCCTTGCCGCGCACCCCTCGCTCAACGTCCTGATCAACAATGCCGGCGTGATGCAGCATGAGAATATCGGCACCCGCCGCGATCTGACCGGTGCGGAAGCGACGATCGCCACCAATCTGCTCGGCCCGATCCGGCTGACCAATGCCCTGGTCGATCACCTGAAGGCACAGACGGATGCGGCGATCGTCAACGTCACCTCCGGCCTCGCTTTCGTGCCGCTGGTCGATGCCGCAACCTACAGCGCGACAAAGGCGGCGATCCACAGCTACACCGTCTCGCTTCGCGAGGTGCTGGCCGGTCAGGTCGAGGTGATCGAACTCGCGCCGCCGGCCGTACAGACCGATCTCACGCCCGGTCAGCGCACCCGCGAAGGCTATCAGCCGCTGGACGAATTCGCCGGTGAAGTGATGGCGCTGTTCAGCCAGCCCCCGACGCCGAAGGAGATCATCGTCGAGCGCGTCAAGCTGTTGCGCAACGCCGAAGCCGAAGGACGGTTCGACGCGGCGCTGGCGGCCATCACCGCGCTGGTGAGGGGCGGCGGACATTGACCCGCCGCTCCCGGCTTCAAACCCCGCTACGGCCGCGCAGGAACTGCACGACGACCACGACCAGTGCGATCACCAGCAGCAGGTGAATCAGCCCGCCGGCGATGTTGAGCGAGAAGCCCAGCAGCCAGAGGATCAGAATGACGACGGCAATGGTCCAGAGCATGTGACTCTCCCTGATATCTCAAGGGCTAACGCACGCCGGACAGGCAACGTTCCGGCATGCGCGTTGCGCACCGGGAAACCGGTTCATAGATGCGCAGTATGAACGAGCACATGGCAAGCGAGCGCCGCGGGATCGACGAGGACAGCATTCGCGCGCTGGTCGGGCAATTCTATGCCCGTGTTCGCGCCGATCCCGAACTCGGGCCGGTCTTCAACGATGCGGTCCACGACTGGCCCGGACACCTCGACCTGCTGACCGATTTCTGGTCGTCGGTGATGCTCGCCACCGGCCGCTACAAAGGGCGGCCGGTGCCCGCGCATCACACGCACGCCGCGCGGATCACCCCCGGACTGTTCGACCGCTGGCTGGCGCTGTGGGACGAGACCAGCGACGCGCTGATGACGCCGGCCGCCGCCACGGCATTGCAGGACAAGGCGCGGCGCATCGCCGAGAGCCTGCAGCTCGCGCTGTTCTTCCGGCTGCCCGAACGCGGGACTGCGGCTTAGCCCTCGTCCAGCTCGACCGCGTCGAACCGCCCATGGCGGGCGCCGCGCGCCGTCGCGCGCCAGGCGGTGACGGCATCTTCAGTGACGATCAGCCACAGCTTGCCGTCTGCAACGGCCATCGCCGCATCGGTGATCGACGGCATCGCGTCGCCAGAGGGGTGCGAATGCCAGTAGCCCGCCACACGTGGCCCGCCAGCCCGCTCGGCCCGGATCGCGGCGAACAATCCGGCCGGGTCGATCTCGAAATGCACAAGGGAATTTGCGGCGACATTGGCCTCGACGCTCGCGGCCTCGATCATGGCGTCCGTCCCGAACAACAGTCCGCATGCCTCCAGCGGCGCAGCGTCTGCTGCCGCACGCTGGATTAGGTCGACAACACACCTTGAAATCCGGACCCTCATGCCCATCTTTCTACGACAATGGTTCCGGGGGTTTCCACACTAGAAGCGCGGATCGCGGACGCAGCCGATGGCTGGCGTCTCGACCGGGCTTTGGCGGACGCCCTGCCCACGCTTTCGCGCGAGCGGATCAAGGCATTGATCTCGACCGGCAACGTCACCGGCCCCGACGGGCAGGTCCGCGATCCCAAGAGGAAGGCGCCGGGCGGCGCGCTGTTCCGCATCGATGTTCCCGAGCCGGCCGCGGCGCATAACGAACCGCAGGATATCGAGCTCAAGATCGTGTTCGAGGACGAGCATCTGATCGTCATCGACAAGCAGGCCGGCCTCGTCGTCCATCCCGCCGCGGGCAATTTCGACGGAACTCTGGTCAACGCCCTGCTCCACCATTGCCAGGGCAGCTTGTCGGGTATCGGCGGCGTGGCGCGGCCGGGGATCGTCCACCGGATCGACAAGGACACGTCGGGGCTCATGGTGGCGGCCAAGACCGATCGCGCGCATGTCGGCCTCGCCCGGCAATTCAAGGCGCATTCGATCGACCGG
This genomic interval carries:
- a CDS encoding SDR family oxidoreductase, translated to MKTSGNTILITGGGSGIGEALAQRFHDAGNAVIVAGRRREALEAAIAGRPGMHAMTLDIERPEAIEEFARDLLAAHPSLNVLINNAGVMQHENIGTRRDLTGAEATIATNLLGPIRLTNALVDHLKAQTDAAIVNVTSGLAFVPLVDAATYSATKAAIHSYTVSLREVLAGQVEVIELAPPAVQTDLTPGQRTREGYQPLDEFAGEVMALFSQPPTPKEIIVERVKLLRNAEAEGRFDAALAAITALVRGGGH
- a CDS encoding lmo0937 family membrane protein — encoded protein: MLWTIAVVILILWLLGFSLNIAGGLIHLLLVIALVVVVVQFLRGRSGV
- a CDS encoding RluA family pseudouridine synthase, yielding MVPGVSTLEARIADAADGWRLDRALADALPTLSRERIKALISTGNVTGPDGQVRDPKRKAPGGALFRIDVPEPAAAHNEPQDIELKIVFEDEHLIVIDKQAGLVVHPAAGNFDGTLVNALLHHCQGSLSGIGGVARPGIVHRIDKDTSGLMVAAKTDRAHVGLARQFKAHSIDRRYKAIVSGRPKTGSGTVDAPLARSPQNRKKMAIVAGGKRAVTHWRLHELHELHEAALVECRLETGRTHQVRVHMASIGHPLIGDPVYGRTKKEHRELLETLGFHRQALHAAHLGFIHPIDSRALAFESQMPADMQELFDQLVV
- a CDS encoding group III truncated hemoglobin; this encodes MASERRGIDEDSIRALVGQFYARVRADPELGPVFNDAVHDWPGHLDLLTDFWSSVMLATGRYKGRPVPAHHTHAARITPGLFDRWLALWDETSDALMTPAAATALQDKARRIAESLQLALFFRLPERGTAA
- a CDS encoding M67 family metallopeptidase, with the protein product MGMRVRISRCVVDLIQRAAADAAPLEACGLLFGTDAMIEAASVEANVAANSLVHFEIDPAGLFAAIRAERAGGPRVAGYWHSHPSGDAMPSITDAAMAVADGKLWLIVTEDAVTAWRATARGARHGRFDAVELDEG